One segment of Micromonospora parathelypteridis DNA contains the following:
- a CDS encoding MFS transporter translates to MELHNNTGHPRRWAILGVLVISLLVVVLDNTILNVALRTLADPAHGLGASQGQLEWAINSYTLVFAGLLFTFGVLGDRVGRKRFLMVGLALFGLASLLSAYSDSPGQLIAARALMGVGGAAIMPVTLSIISNVFDPRERGRAIGVWAGAVGLAVAIGPILGGALLEHFWWGSVFLINVPVVVAGVVLVALLVPESRDPRPGRVDVLGVLLSVVGLVALSYGIIDGGEHGFDRPLAWGSILVGLAVLAWFVQHERRSDHPSLDVRLFKMPHFAAPVAIVGLVFFAAMGSMFFGSFYLQLVRGYSPLQTGLLFLPFAGAQLIFAPRSAAMVRRYGGRAVATVGLALTAVSLAAFVFIGASTPIWIVLLVFLIQGAGMANIMPPATESIMSALPREKAGVGSAISNTVRQVAGALGVAILGSVLSAVYRSDIGDALTGLPAQAHDAANESISGAYAAAGQLGPAAPALISAANDAFVTAMHWAAALSAVIAALGIIVVLRWMPGREAVAAAPAPVAEPELAGTA, encoded by the coding sequence ATGGAGCTGCACAACAACACGGGCCACCCGAGGAGGTGGGCGATCCTCGGAGTGCTGGTGATCAGCCTCCTCGTGGTCGTCCTCGACAACACGATTCTCAACGTCGCCCTGCGCACCCTGGCCGACCCGGCGCACGGCCTCGGCGCCAGCCAGGGCCAGCTGGAGTGGGCCATCAACTCCTACACGCTGGTCTTCGCCGGGCTGCTGTTCACCTTCGGGGTGCTCGGCGACCGCGTCGGCCGCAAGCGCTTCCTGATGGTCGGGCTGGCGCTGTTCGGCCTGGCGTCGCTGCTCTCCGCGTACTCCGACAGCCCCGGCCAGCTCATCGCGGCCCGTGCCCTGATGGGCGTCGGCGGCGCGGCCATCATGCCGGTGACGCTGTCGATCATCTCGAACGTCTTCGACCCGCGTGAGCGCGGCCGGGCGATCGGCGTCTGGGCCGGCGCGGTCGGCCTCGCGGTGGCGATCGGCCCGATCCTCGGTGGCGCGCTGCTGGAGCACTTCTGGTGGGGTTCGGTCTTCCTGATCAACGTGCCGGTGGTCGTCGCGGGCGTGGTCCTGGTCGCACTGCTGGTCCCCGAGTCGCGCGACCCGCGGCCGGGCCGCGTCGACGTGCTCGGCGTCCTGCTCTCCGTGGTCGGCCTGGTCGCCCTCTCCTACGGCATCATCGACGGCGGCGAGCACGGCTTCGACCGCCCGCTGGCCTGGGGCTCGATCCTGGTCGGTCTCGCGGTGCTGGCCTGGTTCGTCCAGCACGAACGGCGCAGCGACCACCCGTCGCTGGACGTCCGGCTCTTCAAGATGCCCCATTTCGCCGCGCCGGTCGCCATCGTCGGCCTGGTCTTCTTCGCCGCGATGGGCTCGATGTTCTTCGGCTCGTTCTACCTGCAACTGGTGCGTGGCTACAGCCCGCTGCAGACCGGCCTGCTCTTCCTGCCCTTCGCCGGCGCCCAGCTGATCTTCGCGCCGCGTAGCGCCGCGATGGTCCGCCGCTACGGAGGCCGGGCCGTCGCCACCGTCGGGTTGGCGCTGACCGCGGTGTCACTCGCCGCGTTCGTCTTCATCGGCGCGTCCACCCCGATCTGGATCGTGCTGCTCGTCTTCCTCATCCAGGGCGCCGGAATGGCCAACATCATGCCGCCGGCCACCGAGTCGATCATGTCGGCGCTGCCCCGGGAGAAGGCCGGCGTGGGCTCCGCGATCAGCAACACCGTCCGTCAGGTGGCCGGCGCGCTCGGCGTGGCGATCCTGGGCTCGGTGCTCTCCGCGGTCTACCGCAGCGACATCGGCGACGCGTTGACCGGCCTGCCCGCGCAGGCCCACGACGCGGCCAACGAGTCGATCTCCGGGGCGTACGCGGCGGCGGGCCAGCTCGGCCCGGCGGCGCCCGCGCTGATCTCGGCGGCCAACGACGCCTTCGTCACCGCCATGCACTGGGCGGCCGCGCTGTCCGCGGTGATCGCCGCGCTCGGGATCATCGTGGTGCTGCGCTGGATGCCGGGGCGGGAGGCTGTCGCTGCCGCACCGGCGCCGGTCGCCGAGCCCGAGTTGGCCGGCACGGCATAG
- a CDS encoding TetR/AcrR family transcriptional regulator yields the protein MSDMTSTADAPRSPGRPRSIRADEAIIEATLDLLAEGSTVEALSIEAIAARAGVGKATIYRRWAGKNALLLDALRRLKGIMAQPAGHSVRDDLVLLVGAIGKNIDPRAAKIMPCLVPAVNRSPDQFQLYQNIIAPRRQLMRDVLRRGIEEGLLRPDIDVEVTMALLTGPMLIQRVLQWNPELDERTLPVQVVDAVLEGIRVR from the coding sequence ATGTCGGACATGACGTCCACTGCTGATGCTCCGCGGTCGCCTGGGCGACCGCGGAGCATCCGTGCCGACGAGGCGATCATCGAGGCCACCCTCGACCTGCTCGCCGAGGGCAGCACCGTCGAGGCACTCTCGATCGAGGCAATCGCCGCCCGCGCCGGGGTCGGCAAAGCCACCATCTACCGCCGCTGGGCAGGCAAGAACGCGCTGCTGCTGGATGCCCTGCGCCGACTCAAGGGCATCATGGCGCAGCCGGCCGGCCACTCGGTCCGCGACGACCTGGTGCTGCTGGTCGGAGCGATCGGCAAGAACATCGACCCGCGAGCGGCGAAGATCATGCCCTGCCTGGTGCCCGCGGTGAACCGCAGCCCGGACCAGTTCCAGCTCTACCAGAACATCATCGCGCCCCGGCGGCAGCTGATGCGCGACGTGCTGCGGCGCGGCATCGAGGAAGGGCTGCTCCGGCCCGACATCGACGTGGAGGTGACGATGGCGCTGCTCACCGGGCCGATGTTGATCCAGCGGGTGCTCCAGTGGAATCCGGAGCTGGACGAGCGGACCCTGCCGGTCCAGGTCGTCGACGCCGTGCTGGAGGGCATCCGCGTCCGCTGA
- a CDS encoding helix-turn-helix domain-containing protein, with protein MSTMSSPVEFLELLAREAAAVEFEGPLVAARAAGLPPDRLAELEQAKSVALRVRALLERRRRRETELSGLYDTVSDLAGLRDLDDVLRAIVHRARNLLGADVAYMTLNDDERGDTYMRVTDGSVSARFQRLRLPMGAGLGGLVAQSGAPYVTANYGEDARFHHTGEIDAGVGEEGLVAILGVPLRLGSTSIGVLYAANRSARPFVREEVALLVSLAAHAAVAIDTARLLTETRSALAELSAANTTIRAHSSSVERAAAAHDRMTALVLRGGGVEDVAAAVTEVLGGALLALDAEGRLLARVGEIDEPDRADIVEAVAASRTEGRSVRRSPLWYAAVVAGAENLGALVLRPDDELVDADQRILERAALVTALLLLFRRTVAEAEGRVRGELLDDLIARPLRDTDALRSRARRLGVDLDAPHVLVAVGDDAIAATGSARQRVLSWATTYASARGGLAAARDGRVVLMLPGLDAGGSARAVARDLSRVTGRPVTAGASGPSNGPAALAGTFHEADRCLTALGALGRAGQGASTAELGFVGLLLGTVGDRGETDVTQFLSATVGPVVDYDARRGTALVKTLEAYFGVGGSLARAAEQLHVHVNTVTQRLERVGQLLGADWQRPERALEVQLALRLHRLRAPAG; from the coding sequence ATGTCGACCATGTCATCGCCGGTGGAGTTCCTGGAACTGCTCGCCCGTGAGGCCGCGGCGGTCGAGTTCGAGGGACCACTGGTGGCCGCTCGGGCCGCCGGGCTGCCGCCGGACCGGCTGGCCGAGCTGGAGCAGGCCAAGTCCGTGGCGTTGCGGGTCCGCGCGCTGCTGGAGCGTCGGCGCCGCCGCGAGACCGAGCTGTCCGGCCTGTACGACACGGTCAGCGACCTGGCCGGACTGCGCGACCTGGACGACGTGCTGCGGGCGATCGTGCATCGTGCCCGCAACCTGCTCGGTGCCGACGTGGCGTACATGACGCTCAACGACGACGAGCGCGGCGACACGTACATGCGGGTGACCGACGGGTCGGTCTCGGCCCGTTTCCAGCGGCTGCGCCTGCCGATGGGCGCCGGCCTCGGTGGTCTGGTGGCCCAGTCCGGCGCCCCGTACGTCACCGCCAACTACGGCGAGGACGCGCGCTTCCACCACACCGGCGAGATCGACGCCGGCGTCGGGGAGGAGGGCCTGGTGGCGATCCTCGGGGTGCCGCTACGGCTCGGCTCCACCTCCATCGGGGTGCTCTACGCGGCCAACCGTTCGGCCCGGCCGTTCGTCCGGGAGGAGGTGGCGCTCCTGGTCTCGCTCGCCGCGCACGCCGCGGTGGCGATCGACACCGCCCGGCTGCTGACCGAGACCCGCTCGGCGCTGGCCGAGCTGTCGGCGGCGAACACCACCATCCGGGCGCACAGCAGCTCGGTCGAGCGGGCCGCGGCGGCACACGACCGGATGACCGCGCTGGTGTTGCGCGGCGGCGGGGTGGAGGACGTGGCGGCCGCGGTGACGGAGGTGCTGGGCGGCGCGCTGCTGGCGTTGGACGCCGAGGGCCGCCTGTTGGCCCGGGTCGGTGAGATCGACGAGCCCGACCGCGCGGACATCGTCGAGGCGGTGGCCGCATCCCGGACGGAGGGACGCAGCGTCCGGCGCAGCCCCCTCTGGTACGCGGCGGTGGTGGCGGGCGCGGAGAACCTGGGTGCCCTGGTGCTGCGCCCGGACGACGAGTTGGTCGACGCCGACCAGCGGATCCTGGAGCGGGCCGCGCTGGTGACCGCGCTGCTGCTGCTGTTCCGCCGGACCGTCGCCGAGGCGGAGGGGCGGGTCCGCGGCGAGCTGCTGGACGACCTGATCGCCCGCCCGCTGCGGGACACCGACGCGCTGCGTAGCCGGGCCCGGCGGCTCGGGGTGGACCTGGACGCACCGCACGTGCTGGTGGCGGTGGGCGACGACGCGATCGCCGCGACCGGCTCGGCCCGCCAGCGGGTGCTCTCCTGGGCAACCACGTACGCCTCGGCCCGTGGTGGGCTGGCGGCGGCGCGCGACGGTCGGGTGGTGCTGATGCTGCCGGGGCTGGACGCCGGTGGCAGTGCCCGCGCGGTGGCCCGGGATCTGTCCCGGGTGACCGGCCGACCGGTGACCGCCGGGGCGAGCGGCCCGTCGAACGGGCCGGCGGCGCTGGCCGGGACGTTCCATGAGGCGGACCGGTGCCTGACGGCGCTGGGCGCGCTGGGCCGGGCCGGTCAGGGCGCGAGCACGGCGGAGCTGGGCTTCGTCGGGCTGCTGCTGGGCACGGTCGGTGACCGGGGTGAGACGGACGTGACGCAGTTTCTCAGCGCCACCGTCGGGCCGGTGGTCGACTACGACGCGCGGCGGGGCACGGCTCTGGTGAAGACGCTGGAGGCGTACTTCGGGGTGGGTGGCAGCCTGGCTCGGGCGGCCGAGCAGTTGCACGTGCACGTCAACACGGTGACCCAGCGGTTGGAGCGGGTCGGGCAGTTGCTGGGTGCCGACTGGCAGCGGCCCGAGCGCGCGCTGGAGGTGCAGCTCGCGCTGCGCCTGCACCGGCTGCGCGCCCCGGCCGGCTGA
- a CDS encoding 3-hydroxybutyrate dehydrogenase codes for MTAEPVAVPHVVQVDLAGRTALVTGGGSGIGRACALRLGAAGAKVLVVDRNLEAAKAVAAEAGGRAEGVDLSDAAAVDRLDVDVDIVVNNAGLQHVAPVQDFPVERFEYIQRVMVEAPFLLIRRALPHMYARGWGRIVNISSVHGLRASPYKAAYVSAKHALEGLSKVVALEGAAHGVTANCINPAYVRTALVESQIADQAASHGIGADEVIEKIMLARAAIKRLIEPEEVAELLAYLCSPPAAFITGASIALDGGWTAN; via the coding sequence ATGACGGCAGAACCCGTGGCGGTCCCCCACGTCGTACAGGTCGACCTCGCCGGTCGGACCGCCCTGGTCACCGGGGGCGGTAGCGGCATCGGGCGGGCGTGCGCCCTGCGGCTGGGCGCGGCCGGCGCCAAGGTGCTCGTGGTGGACCGCAACCTGGAGGCGGCCAAGGCGGTGGCTGCCGAGGCCGGCGGCCGGGCCGAGGGCGTCGACCTTTCCGACGCCGCGGCGGTGGACCGCCTCGACGTGGACGTGGACATCGTGGTGAACAACGCCGGGCTTCAGCACGTCGCGCCGGTACAGGACTTTCCCGTCGAACGCTTCGAGTACATCCAGCGGGTGATGGTGGAGGCGCCGTTCCTGTTGATCCGCCGGGCGCTGCCACACATGTACGCCCGGGGGTGGGGGCGGATCGTCAACATCTCCTCGGTGCACGGGTTGCGTGCCTCGCCGTACAAGGCGGCCTACGTCTCGGCCAAGCACGCCCTGGAAGGGCTGTCGAAGGTGGTCGCCCTGGAGGGCGCCGCGCACGGGGTCACCGCCAACTGCATCAACCCGGCGTACGTGCGTACCGCCCTGGTGGAGAGCCAGATCGCCGACCAGGCGGCCAGCCACGGCATCGGTGCGGACGAGGTGATCGAGAAGATCATGCTGGCCCGGGCCGCGATCAAGCGACTGATCGAACCGGAGGAGGTGGCCGAGCTGCTGGCGTACCTCTGCTCGCCGCCGGCGGCGTTCATCACCGGCGCGTCGATCGCCCTCGACGGGGGCTGGACGGCCAACTAG
- the ruvC gene encoding crossover junction endodeoxyribonuclease RuvC, translating to MRVLGVDPGLTRCGVGVVEGVPGRPCTLIAYYVVYTDPADDLSLRLLHLDRSLTDLVAEHQPESVAVERVFSQHNVRTVMGTAQASGVAVLAGARAGLPVQTYTPSEVKAAVTGSGQADKAQVTAMVTRLLRLDEPPKPADAADALALAICHVWRGGTRSKLAAAADRARRGGAR from the coding sequence GTGCGGGTGTTGGGGGTGGACCCGGGGTTGACCCGGTGTGGGGTGGGCGTGGTCGAGGGTGTGCCCGGTCGTCCCTGCACTCTGATCGCCTACTACGTGGTCTACACCGACCCGGCCGACGACCTGTCGCTGCGCCTGCTGCACCTGGACCGGTCGTTGACCGACCTGGTCGCCGAGCACCAGCCGGAGAGCGTCGCCGTCGAGCGGGTGTTCAGCCAGCACAACGTCCGTACGGTGATGGGCACCGCACAGGCCAGCGGCGTCGCCGTGCTGGCCGGGGCGCGCGCCGGTCTGCCGGTGCAGACGTACACCCCGAGCGAGGTGAAGGCGGCCGTGACCGGGTCCGGTCAGGCCGACAAGGCGCAGGTGACCGCCATGGTGACCAGGCTGTTGCGGCTGGACGAGCCACCGAAGCCGGCCGACGCCGCCGATGCGCTCGCCCTGGCCATCTGCCACGTTTGGCGCGGTGGGACCCGCTCCAAGCTGGCCGCGGCAGCCGACCGGGCACGACGAGGAGGAGCACGATGA
- the ruvA gene encoding Holliday junction branch migration protein RuvA produces the protein MIASVRGTVTATGPDQAVIEVGGVGLAVHCAPGTLAELRVGQVARLATSLIVREDSLTLYGFADDDAKSLFELLQTASGVGPRLAQAVLAVHTPDAVRKAIANADTAALTRVPGIGKKGAERLVLELRDRIGPVPIGADGVTGVTRGSWTDQVRQALVGLGWTAGQADQAVAAVAETIEGETPPVPVLLKQAIRLLGRTR, from the coding sequence ATGATCGCCAGCGTGCGCGGCACGGTGACCGCGACCGGTCCGGACCAGGCCGTGATCGAGGTGGGCGGTGTCGGCCTCGCCGTGCACTGTGCCCCGGGGACCCTCGCGGAGCTGCGGGTCGGTCAGGTCGCCCGGCTCGCCACCAGCCTGATCGTGCGGGAAGATTCGCTGACTCTCTACGGCTTCGCCGACGACGACGCCAAGTCACTGTTCGAGCTGCTCCAGACGGCCAGCGGGGTTGGCCCGCGGTTGGCCCAGGCGGTGCTGGCGGTGCACACCCCGGACGCGGTGCGCAAGGCGATCGCCAACGCCGACACGGCCGCGCTGACCCGGGTGCCCGGGATCGGCAAGAAGGGCGCCGAACGCCTGGTGCTGGAGCTGCGCGACCGGATCGGCCCGGTGCCGATCGGCGCCGACGGCGTGACCGGGGTGACCCGTGGCAGCTGGACCGACCAGGTTCGGCAGGCGCTGGTCGGGCTGGGCTGGACGGCCGGTCAGGCCGATCAGGCGGTGGCCGCGGTGGCGGAGACGATCGAGGGCGAGACTCCGCCGGTGCCGGTCCTGCTCAAGCAGGCCATCCGCCTGCTCGGTCGCACCCGATGA
- the ruvB gene encoding Holliday junction branch migration DNA helicase RuvB codes for MSETDGLVSAYVNDADRDAEATVRPRRLAEFIAQDRVRDQLDLLLQGAMRRGSPPDHILLSGPPGLGKTSLANIVAAELGAGIRVTSGPAIERSGDLAAILTSLAEGDVLFIDEIHRIARPAEELLYSAMEDFRVDVVVGKGPGATAIPLDVEPFTLVGATTRSGLLTGPMRDRFGFVAHLDFYAPADLETLLHRSARILGVPITPEGATEIAGRSRGTPRIANRLLRRVRDYAEVRADGLVDLDTARAALIVYDVDALGLDRLDRAVLTALVDSFRGGPVGLSTLAVAVGEQPDTVEEVCEPFLVRAGLLARTPRGRVATEAAWHHLGRTPPNGIFGADSPPVPDLFSLDTDQP; via the coding sequence ATGAGCGAGACCGACGGGCTTGTCTCGGCGTACGTCAACGACGCGGATCGGGACGCGGAGGCCACGGTGCGGCCGAGGCGGCTGGCCGAGTTCATCGCCCAGGACCGGGTGCGCGATCAGCTCGACCTGTTGTTGCAGGGCGCGATGCGGCGGGGGTCGCCCCCGGATCACATCCTGCTCTCCGGCCCGCCCGGGTTGGGCAAGACGAGTCTGGCCAACATCGTCGCCGCTGAGCTGGGCGCGGGCATCCGGGTGACCAGCGGCCCGGCGATCGAGCGTTCCGGGGATCTGGCGGCGATCCTGACCAGTCTCGCCGAGGGCGACGTGCTCTTCATTGACGAGATCCACCGCATCGCGCGGCCGGCCGAGGAGCTGCTCTACAGCGCCATGGAGGACTTCCGGGTCGACGTGGTGGTCGGCAAGGGGCCGGGGGCGACGGCGATCCCGCTGGACGTCGAGCCGTTCACCTTGGTGGGCGCGACGACCCGTTCGGGCCTGTTGACGGGACCGATGCGGGACCGGTTCGGCTTCGTCGCGCACCTCGACTTCTACGCTCCGGCGGATCTGGAGACGCTGCTGCACCGCTCGGCGCGGATTCTCGGCGTGCCGATCACCCCCGAGGGTGCGACCGAGATCGCCGGCCGGTCCCGGGGCACGCCGCGGATCGCCAACCGGCTGCTGCGCCGGGTCCGCGACTACGCGGAGGTCCGGGCCGACGGGTTGGTGGATCTCGACACCGCTCGTGCCGCCCTGATCGTGTACGACGTGGACGCGCTCGGGCTGGATCGGTTGGACCGGGCGGTGCTGACCGCGCTGGTCGACTCGTTCCGGGGTGGCCCGGTGGGTCTGTCCACCCTTGCCGTGGCGGTGGGGGAGCAGCCGGACACGGTCGAGGAGGTCTGTGAGCCGTTCCTGGTCCGGGCGGGTCTGTTGGCCCGTACGCCCCGGGGTCGGGTGGCTACCGAGGCTGCCTGGCACCATCTGGGGCGCACTCCACCGAATGGTATCTTTGGTGCGGATAGTCCTCCTGTGCCCGATCTGTTCTCCTTGGACACCGATCAGCCGTGA
- the yajC gene encoding preprotein translocase subunit YajC, whose product MGRSVTVEYLAAGSGAGGFTPILMIALLFGVMYFMMIRPQQKRRREAESMQSNLGPGDEVVTIGGLYGTVTGIEDDTVLIEVAPGVQTRYARPAIARVVTRAELPSEPVSEDADTVKD is encoded by the coding sequence ATGGGAAGGTCAGTAACCGTGGAATACCTAGCAGCGGGCAGTGGGGCCGGCGGTTTCACGCCGATCCTGATGATCGCCCTGCTCTTCGGTGTCATGTACTTCATGATGATCCGGCCCCAGCAGAAGCGCCGCCGCGAGGCGGAGTCGATGCAGTCCAACCTCGGCCCCGGCGACGAGGTCGTGACCATCGGCGGGCTCTACGGCACGGTCACCGGCATCGAGGACGACACCGTCCTGATCGAGGTCGCCCCGGGCGTGCAGACCCGCTACGCCCGCCCGGCCATCGCGCGCGTTGTCACCCGCGCGGAGCTGCCGAGCGAGCCGGTCAGCGAGGACGCCGACACCGTCAAGGACTGA
- the secD gene encoding protein translocase subunit SecD: MAPPQGQMRPGRQLAVLGFIFVVLYLLVFFSGASGSLKDRLEPRLGLDLIGGTRVTLEATNSVDGKPPTAENLEEARQIIESRVNAFGVAEAEVVTEGNRNIVISLPGENRNLDDVGEAAELRFRKVLKAADGSGTAAVPPPAATPTPSGSPAPSGSATPTPSGSAAPKVTSSPSGGQGGMAPASPSATPSTSASASATPSAAPSASASAEPVPASIEEQRKAVEQKVGAPAWQAASGLQAPADLTADPSLADKLKPFGTLSPQEVAVLPAQMQFNVPTIGCAQLDKRPPASISDAKQQVVSCEDGASKYLLDQAKVLGTDVSDADAVLDQTNAWVVSLDFTGDGQGKWTALTREAFNNEGQACDATALGQDGKCRVAVVLDNLIVSSPEIQGVLTGNSQITGNFNQKDASALAGQLRYGALPVTFEQQEAQNVTATLGASHLRAGLLAAGIGMLLVIIYAFFYYRLLGSVIFLSLILSALLVFGALVVLGRQIGFTLTLAGIAGMIVSLGVAADSFVIYFERLKDEIREGRSPRSAVPRAWMRARRTIISANAITLLSAVVLYVVSVGTVKGFAFALGLATVLDLVVVFLFRHPIMTMFARTRAFLSPRVSGLGRALPARNQQTQPRNPRAKEA, from the coding sequence GTGGCACCACCTCAGGGACAGATGCGCCCCGGGCGGCAGCTCGCCGTGCTCGGGTTCATCTTCGTGGTCCTCTATCTTCTGGTGTTCTTCTCTGGTGCCAGCGGCAGCTTGAAGGACCGGCTCGAGCCTCGGCTCGGCCTGGACCTCATCGGCGGCACCCGGGTGACGCTGGAGGCGACCAACAGCGTCGACGGCAAGCCTCCGACGGCGGAGAACCTCGAAGAGGCCCGCCAGATCATCGAGAGCCGGGTCAACGCGTTCGGCGTGGCCGAGGCCGAGGTGGTCACCGAGGGCAACCGGAACATCGTCATCTCCCTGCCCGGTGAGAACCGGAACCTCGACGACGTGGGCGAAGCGGCCGAGCTGCGCTTCCGCAAGGTGCTCAAGGCCGCCGACGGCAGCGGAACGGCCGCCGTGCCGCCGCCGGCCGCGACGCCGACTCCGTCGGGCAGCCCGGCCCCGTCCGGCAGCGCCACCCCGACCCCGTCCGGCAGCGCCGCGCCGAAGGTGACCTCGTCGCCCAGCGGTGGTCAGGGCGGAATGGCCCCGGCGTCGCCCAGCGCCACGCCGAGTACCTCCGCGTCCGCCTCGGCCACGCCGAGCGCCGCGCCCAGCGCCAGCGCCAGCGCCGAGCCGGTGCCGGCCAGCATCGAGGAGCAGCGCAAGGCCGTCGAGCAGAAGGTCGGGGCCCCCGCGTGGCAGGCCGCGAGCGGGCTGCAGGCCCCCGCCGACCTGACCGCCGACCCGTCGCTGGCCGACAAGCTCAAGCCGTTCGGCACGCTGTCGCCGCAAGAGGTCGCCGTGCTGCCGGCGCAGATGCAGTTCAACGTGCCGACGATCGGCTGCGCGCAGCTCGACAAGCGTCCGCCGGCGTCGATCTCCGACGCGAAGCAGCAGGTCGTCTCCTGCGAGGACGGCGCCTCGAAGTACCTGCTCGACCAGGCCAAGGTGCTGGGCACCGACGTGTCCGACGCCGATGCGGTGCTGGACCAGACCAACGCCTGGGTGGTCAGCCTGGACTTCACCGGCGACGGCCAGGGCAAGTGGACCGCGCTGACCCGTGAGGCGTTCAACAACGAGGGCCAGGCCTGCGACGCGACCGCACTGGGTCAGGACGGCAAGTGCCGGGTGGCCGTCGTGCTGGACAACCTGATCGTCTCCTCCCCGGAGATCCAGGGCGTGCTGACCGGCAACTCCCAGATCACCGGCAACTTCAACCAGAAGGACGCCAGCGCGCTCGCCGGCCAACTGCGCTACGGCGCGCTGCCGGTGACCTTCGAGCAGCAGGAAGCGCAGAACGTCACCGCCACGCTGGGTGCCAGCCACCTGCGCGCCGGTCTGCTCGCGGCCGGCATCGGCATGCTGCTGGTCATCATCTACGCGTTCTTCTACTACCGGCTGCTCGGCTCGGTGATCTTCCTGAGCCTCATCCTCTCCGCGCTGCTGGTCTTCGGCGCGCTGGTGGTGCTCGGCCGGCAGATCGGCTTCACGCTCACCCTCGCCGGCATCGCCGGCATGATCGTCTCGCTAGGTGTGGCGGCGGACTCGTTCGTCATCTACTTCGAGCGGTTGAAGGACGAGATCCGGGAGGGGCGCAGCCCGCGTAGCGCGGTACCCCGCGCCTGGATGCGGGCACGACGCACGATCATCTCGGCCAACGCGATCACCCTGCTCTCCGCGGTGGTGCTCTACGTGGTCTCGGTCGGCACGGTCAAGGGCTTCGCCTTCGCCCTCGGCCTGGCCACCGTGCTGGACCTGGTCGTGGTCTTCCTCTTCCGGCACCCGATCATGACGATGTTCGCCCGGACCCGGGCGTTCCTGTCCCCGCGGGTCAGCGGTCTGGGCCGGGCGTTGCCGGCCCGCAACCAGCAGACTCAGCCCCGCAACCCGCGCGCCAAGGAGGCCTGA
- the secF gene encoding protein translocase subunit SecF, protein MAENGLASRLYNGEAGLDVVGRRKVWFGVAGILILIALLSFGLRGFSLGIEFAGGNSFQVPASVGSLDDAEREVNSALAAQNTGIEVVTAQKVGGTGGDTYELRTPQLDAGQTNAVKGQIAEDLGINADQISSNQVSEAWGSQVTERAVLGLVIFIALVMVYLILRFEWRMAVAAVASLFTNLILTAGIYSLVGFEVTPSTIIGFLTILGFALYDVVVVFDKVQENTRGITANNNQTYGEAANLAVNQSLMRSLNTSVVALLPVGGLLFIGAGLLGAGTLKDLGLVLFVGMAVAFLTSILVATPLLALLKNYDPRIQAHNKRVLARRGALGRGEVTGKGSASPAPADATDEPLDPDAAALAGAAPKVGARPAGKRPTGARGGRPGGGGNRPGGAKRR, encoded by the coding sequence ATGGCTGAAAACGGTCTGGCGAGCCGCCTTTACAACGGCGAGGCCGGTCTCGACGTCGTCGGCCGCCGCAAGGTCTGGTTCGGTGTCGCCGGGATCCTGATCCTGATCGCGCTCCTCAGCTTCGGGCTGCGCGGCTTCAGCCTCGGCATCGAGTTCGCCGGCGGCAACTCGTTCCAGGTGCCGGCCAGCGTCGGCTCCCTGGACGACGCCGAGCGGGAGGTCAACTCGGCCCTCGCCGCCCAGAACACCGGCATCGAGGTGGTCACCGCACAGAAGGTCGGCGGCACCGGCGGTGACACCTACGAACTGCGTACGCCGCAGCTCGACGCCGGGCAGACCAACGCGGTCAAGGGTCAGATCGCCGAGGATCTCGGCATCAACGCGGACCAGATCAGCAGCAACCAGGTCAGCGAGGCGTGGGGCAGCCAGGTGACCGAGCGGGCCGTGCTCGGTCTGGTCATCTTCATCGCGCTGGTGATGGTCTACCTGATCCTGCGTTTCGAGTGGCGGATGGCGGTCGCCGCGGTCGCGTCACTGTTCACGAACCTGATCCTCACCGCCGGCATCTACTCGCTGGTCGGCTTCGAGGTCACCCCGTCGACGATCATCGGCTTCCTCACGATCCTGGGCTTCGCGCTCTACGACGTGGTGGTGGTCTTCGACAAGGTCCAGGAGAACACTCGCGGCATCACCGCGAACAACAACCAGACGTACGGCGAGGCGGCCAACCTGGCCGTCAACCAGAGCCTGATGCGGTCACTGAACACCTCGGTGGTCGCTCTGCTGCCGGTCGGCGGTCTGCTCTTCATCGGTGCCGGCCTGCTCGGCGCCGGCACGCTGAAGGACCTCGGCCTGGTGCTGTTCGTCGGTATGGCGGTCGCGTTCCTCACCTCCATCCTGGTGGCCACGCCGCTGCTGGCGCTGCTGAAGAACTACGACCCGCGGATCCAGGCGCACAACAAGCGCGTCCTGGCCCGCCGGGGGGCGCTCGGCCGTGGCGAGGTCACCGGGAAGGGCTCCGCGAGCCCGGCCCCGGCCGACGCGACCGATGAGCCGCTCGACCCGGACGCCGCCGCGCTGGCCGGTGCCGCCCCCAAGGTGGGCGCTCGGCCGGCGGGCAAGCGGCCGACCGGTGCCCGGGGCGGTCGCCCGGGTGGCGGCGGCAACCGGCCGGGTGGCGCCAAGCGGCGCTGA